The Pieris napi chromosome 20, ilPieNapi1.2, whole genome shotgun sequence genome segment CAACACGCATTGCACATGGGTTGATTGATCTCAGGAATACCTTATGACTGGATTCTAATTTGGTTTCAGTGGGGACTTGGGGCCTTTTGTATTCACGGTGCCCTGGGCTGCAGACCGAAAAGCCCTGTAGATCCGTACCTGACCATAAATCGTGATTAATACCAGGATGTTTTGGTGGAGAACAAGTACcttatagaatttattaaccTACTTTTTCTGATTGTAAAAGGTAAGTTATGTTATACTTTAAAATCTTATCAAAAGCACGAAGCACAAGACCGTCTTTCTTACACGCCTTCGCGCTGAGAAAACTAccaaattgaattaaattttactgaATCATTTGGATTGGGACTTACCCAAAAATGTGCTAGCAAGTTGATCTCAATTAGTTTAGCAATACTTTCCGCTTTCAGATGTGTCAGCGGTCCGCAACTAACTGCCCCAGCGTTACTGACTACCATCGACACGTCGGCGATTTGTCTCCGTATACTGGCTGCGAGGGATGATACTTGTTCTCGAACTGTTACATCAACTGTAAAGCCATAGCTCTGTAAACATGTAATAGTATCAAACAGGATAAGCCACTTCATACGTTTCTATAAAGCATGCAAATGTACGATAAAAATCTCAAATCGCTTCGAGtgcttataaaattttaagaaatcGAACTCCAACATCAGATCCTGCCCTGTCCATGGTAGTTCATTCCTtggaaatttaatatatcttcCACCGCATTTAGCAAgtatacctgcagctgaatttcattatcggacgtcgaggcagaatacgaaattccagccgtatcacctcgacgtccgtcgtcaCACAACTGAGCGTTGTTTAAGGCACCACTCACCACCACTATGTTGAACCAGCTACTCACTGATGTATTTCCAAACGACTTAGGGCCCTTTAAAAAAGAgcgcaccaattcttaaaaccgtcaacgcacttgcgagccttctggcactGTGAGGGCGGCGTTATCACCCATTTGCctccttatatatataaaaaactagcaaactcggcgaactccgtttcgtcaccagatggcttcgttttatgtaacatttcgtttggtgatcccgcttttctgttgcaatttttcctaaatttttgctataaacctcacggagctcGAGagctttccaacgaatgcaaaaccgtggaaatcggttcgtgcgttctggagttatagcgtcaggaaggaaaacccgacttatttttatatagtagatatataaataatagaaacagttcgtaattcaaattcaatttgCCTGTGCTTACATCTCCATCCTTCTTCCTAATTTCGTCAACGACTGCCTTGTTCCGCCTCGCGTCTTTGTCCCAACAGATCACGGTTGCCCCAAGATCTGCGAACTGCAGTGCCAACTCGCGTCCCAAACCTTGACCAGCTCCGGTTATCTGAGCAtcgaaatcaataaaatatagtaggttacatttttaaaacaatattttactaGAGTACTCATCGGTAAAgatattagattaagtttaaTAACGTGAGTTAAGCAAAgttgtcttatttttttttttttttaaagacaattcacaccaattgacctagtcccatgctaagctggtgaagcttgtgttatgggtactaggcaacggatatacatacatactatagatagatagacatataaatacatatttaaacacccaagacctaagcacaacaccaaatgctcatcacatcgatgttcgtctcagccggggatcgaacccgggacccatggattcgtagtcaggggtactaaccactacaCCAATAAGTCGTCTTATAGAATTAGGTAAAAGCTTTTATCTAGCGAGATTGAGTTTCATTATTCTGAACACTTAATTTATTCTAAAGGACATAGTTCAATTGTACGCAGCCTCAAAATacgaagtttttattttttttctagaacagggggcagaaggctcatctgatgttaagttatgtgctcatggacactctcaatgctagtgagcttgcgagtgcgttgccggccttttaataaagctcttttcttgaaatacCCTAaattgaattggttcggaaatatgcGTCCTTCAATGGGCCGGTTCCACATGGTGGGAgtgtgcggcaaaaactgccttgactGACGTATCTCCGTTATTTAAGCAGTGTTAGCGATCCccgaccaatggactttctatctatgtgcgcatttaacatttgctcgaacggtgaaggaaaacatcgtgaggaaaccgacatgttttAGAcacaaaagtcgacggcatgtgtcaggcactggaggctacttgctttttagatttaaaaatgatcatgaaacagatttagaatTCAGATCTcagaggccaagacctaaagaagttgtagcgccactgatttatttattttattatctaatttatttgaaaacctCACCAATACAGTTTCTCCATTCATATTCTTCATAGTGGGTGGAATTAATACCCTCACAGCTGCAGCAACGCAACATGAGCACAGCTTGGCTACCAACACCATCGAATCTAACACGTTCAAAGGAATAGCGGCCACCCAACCACTTCCCCACCACGGCAGTATCCATACTTCTTGGAACCTTCTAAACTTTCTCGCCACGTGCCCTATAAAACgtacaaatatatttctgCTACGCATAAGAATGAgtaaaaagatataaattgtGCAAATTGCGTTGCGACAAAtatgacaatattttttttgcctATCACATGTCGTTTGAGTTTATAAGCAAATACGTTAATCTGTGGTCATGTGATTTCTTCAACTACTGAATGTAATTTTAaggatttttatacatttaacattGTACTCATTTTCagtaactaatttaaattatttacacaataattagaaaattattaaatcttgaagctacatttaaaaactaaagtcATTTGTGACGACTATGTATAGGTGATGGACAACgtcaaattactttatttatatatattttaaatatacgagATATTTGCTTAAATCATGGCGAAACCTTTGCAAAAGGAAAGAGAAAACCGCTCTGCGGATAAAAAGGATCTGACATTCCATCCTTATAATATTACCCCGGAAAGTGCCTACACTTCTATATTGCTCTTGGAATCACGTGAACCAGAAATATTGTGTCAGGTATTTTATAACTATTGAGACTTTTAAGCTATTGcgtagattttatcgcgggctttgagcgcggcgaccgaatcaagaaattacgtaacgaataaaacctaacacacgatgacgtaatataggtgcggcaaaTACGCGTTAAAGTGGGACAAAATGCATAGCGCATtcccatctctctgacgagatcggtgacgtagcgtgtgcgcggccggtgcagccggtacgcgttagagtgagataAACTATATAGGGgttttagtctgagtctggtagagtggtagattgaaataatatcaaagaaaaaacttgaattaatatcaaagaaaaacaaatactgcataaataaaaaataaataaataattataactgcataagttgataaaaaatggtatgcaatagctttaccgcggcagtccccgagtgctaCTAGTTTTTTTAAGAGTAGATTCAAGCTCCACTATGGATAAAAGTTTCATTGGTTTTCAATATCCATTATCAAACACTCctgttaatctaatatattaaattctcaTGTCTCGCTCACGCTGTTTGTAATTAGCAACACAATAAAcaggaacattttgctattctaccccagagactgttcggtgttccggaatgaaaaccttttaggtttttccgtgaatttttctctatataaacctcagagttcaattcataagtttttaattaccaaataaaaaatatgggttgattgagggttgaaaattaagtgttgtatgtatttttgtatgctgtatgataaaaaaataaaaacaaaaaaaaaatgtttaaaaaataaaaattttggggaaaaataaatgttgtccgattcgcaGATCTAACCGATATGCACACAAATTTTCAAGaaaacacgagaattttatatattagatagtgGCAGAATATCTTGAAACATCTTTGAGAAAACTTGACTTCTGAAATAATGTTGTCCTGTAATTGATACTTTTAAGGCAAATAGGCATTCTGCCTACCCCTTTATTGTTAGTTATATGTGAGTTACCCTCAAGCTGTGcatgcaataataatatacagatctttgataataataaatttcattttcagACACTTCGAGCCATAACCAAGTTTTCCGCGCAAGAGTTTCAAAATCGTCAGGTTTTGTTTGACCTCAACGCTATAAGGTATATCCTACTTCATGTGGAACATCCTGAGCTGAATATAAAGAGGTTTGCGCTAAAGGCTTTAGCCCAGCTCTGTCAGCTTCCAAGAGGACCAGAACAAGTTCTCGCTAATCCTcagaatttaagaaaaattgcTTATATGTTGGTGAAGGTATGCTTttgtttacactgtatttagTTTGTAGTGTATAGCTATATTTTGTGTCTCGTAGGAACTCTGTATgtacgtattttatttatatacttttatgtGTGCGTTGTAAAAAAGTAGTGTAATTTTATAACTCACTctgtttaattaaagtaacgtaaaatttctataattaaaaaaaaacaattatagatAGAAGATGTCTTCGTGCTCGAATTTGCGTCGTTGGTTTTGTCCGAGCTAACACGTGAACCCATCGGCTGTGAACAGCTGGTGTCTTGTAATATACTCAACAGTCTTTGTAATCGGATGAAGAATAGTCTCGATCCTGACGTACAGAAGAATTGCTTACAAGTgagtatattatttacttttttacacatattacccacacattgtctatgcttgaaaacgaaatgcattttcgaggcttcccataaaaaattaatacgtttatgtactattatttttgagagctttgcttacttttgctgtaAAGATAGAGCAaaagagggggggggggggggattaATTGCAGTAAATACGTACgtacttacgtaatacttaaacggTCCCTAAGGTGTGGGCGAGTGCGATTTGTTGACTGTTAGACCTaggctaataaaaatatgcaatCGTTTAAGAAGGAAGCATAAAATCACTATCGCCTATTCTATTATCTACAATCTCAGGAAAATTGTCCTAAACATACTAAgtgttgttaataaaaaaagggtgcgtgtacttatgtacgcgcgtaagaagtaatactactttggcattattaaaaatagtttttgattgcatgcaaataattaataacaattaaataatcaaagactggaaaaggagtcatcaataaagttcagtttacatttgaaaaattaaataaataaatatttattaatattatatttattattattttctaattttaattagtattgatttaaatattcaatttaaaacatttcttattataattcagacgcacatttatatgtgcgtcttattaattaataataatattaatatatcttattaattaataataataattaattaataatattaattttataatttgcaattgtaaaatgaaaacaaaatgaaaacacgtgttttaaatgtagaaactcaaagcatgtggataaatattataaatataaatacacagtgaacagaggcggcgtgcgtgccaacatgcgccactaacttcattctgttaattttttgtcacggtgcgcgcgcatcgtaaaatttcactctcatcaatttttcataacgcgcctaaagaagtataacttcaaaaaatctgttaaaaagaaacttacttaaagcatttaaataataaaaatttacttaacgCTAAATGGGCGGAAGTCTCTGACTGCGACTACTGAAAGGTTGAACAGTGAActgaataaataatgtaataagactatttaagaagttttatttaaatattacgttATGAGGTggtacgtaaataaataaaccgaAAATTTACCAGCGCTGTTTCAAAGTCCAATAGAATTTCACTGACCTCAATGTCCTAATTTGAAatatgtcaaagtcaaaatcatttataggtaacacaatgtacacttatgtaGTTCATACTAACTTTTCCATAGACACTAAGTAACCTCCTCGAAGACCCCGTATGTGCATCTGAAGTAACCAAGAACCAGCAGTTCAGTTGGGCTTCTCTGTTGGCTTTGATGCAGAGTCCATACTTGGCTATTCAGCACGCCGCTCTTAAGACAGTTGACCAGCTCATCTGCAGATACAAGGACCAGGTAGTCCAGAAATCCTTCAGAGCGTCTACTGGTGTATTGGATTTATGTGATATACTTgaggtaatttatttttaatcctttttctattatttataggGTTTAATAGCTTAATCTGTAATTAGAGTTAGTCTAgtggtaaaatataattaattaaataataactgtaACTTGCTCTTGCTTTTgcgtaaaataaaaacctgtGCGTGACACACGCCCTCGACTCTTTGGgacttcaccgttcgagcaaaagttaaatgcgcacattgaaagaaagtccattagtgcacagtcggggatggaacctatgacctcatgGGTGAGAGTGGCatgctgaaaccactaggcctaCACTattcatcaatatttttgaaatttacacaagatcaagacaattattttattgaataatatcgGAGACCGTAaactataatacaaaaaaatatctatgaaaAACATTGCTACAGTTCTCGAACacgattatattattatttttttataaaacagggggcaaacgggcaggaggctcaccacttcaccagatgttaagtgataccgccgcgcAAAAAAATAGCCAATTTTCTTAATGCCatagggctcgcgagtgcgttgccggtcttttacgAATTGGACTCTTTTCCTGAAGGAGCCTTAGTCGAATTTATTTGGAAATagtttagtgggcagctggttccacatcaCCACTAAGCGCggcaaatacaaaaatacaaattgtttattagatcTAATCTATTTAGTCCTACGAGTTCCGTGATGTCCATACTCAAGTGCTGGGAGTTCTACGCAACTACGTAGAGACAGAAGAGAATGCGGCCCATCTCTACCAGTCAGGTTGTATTTTACGGCTACTCGCATATCTGGAGATGGCCCTGCCCGCTATGAAACCACATTGCCTTGGTGTGCTTACCAAAATGTCATTTAACTCCAATGGGCGTGACGTGAGTTTTATAATCAcatataatactaatttagatttaatacTCTCGAAACTATACTAATTCAGTTTTAATACTCTGTAAACTTtacttatttagttttattactcTGTGAACTAtactaatttagttttaatattctcGAAACtacacttatttaattttaaaactataactGCATTCATATTAATTCAGGTACTCAttcttcttttataatatatgccTATTATTATCTTACTAACTGTGTCCTACGATTTTGCTCGCATTAATTTAGTCGTATCACGATGTTATTGTTCCTTAATAAATGAActaataaacaacaatagtTCCGGAGATTAGCCTACACGAAGAAAAGCTTGAGGATCTCAAGTCTTGGTATTAGGTACAGTCACTGCTATGAATAATCTGATTCTTTTGAGCTGAATAACATGCATAACCTGATTGAACCATGATTTCTGGCAATTATTTGTCAGGCACATAAGATTATCTTCTCGCCTTAGACGCAATATTTGAGCTTGCGGGATCTTTACTCACGTCATTCACAGAataatctatatctatatatataaaactgaaacccgttttccgttgtcacgacataacatgaaaacggcttgaccgatatgtctgatttttttttataatataccttgaagtacgaggacaGTTCTGAcggagaaaatttaaaaaaaatggagtgaaaaagtctaaaaacaacacttttctatattcccatacaaaatattcgtaataatacttaaaagtcaatttgaactttaataccatagcataaagttcaagtgttagtggaggggttccgggaaggtaaatttttattttttgacataatgtatttgttgtcttatcaattttctttttttatcttactagctagaccggtgtcccgaatagcagaataagtattttaaacaaataaagaatcgactgttaggcggtacgatgttcgccaggccagctagttcaATATTTCGAGACATTTATTGgcagttttgttttattataaatgttctGCTGGCGTGCAGGCTCTGTATGAAACGGGCACAGATCTTGTATTCTGTCACCAACTGCTAAGTTCGAATGTGGAATTGCTCGCTGATGCTGCAATGGGAGTTGCCAACATGACAAAGCTTTTGCCGGCCGCTGTTCGAATGTCAGATACCAACATTATAGAAGCTCTCTGTGGTAAGacaattttaagttaaacacATTATAACCCGGGTTGTATAACAGAATTACCAGTCGTAATTTCTACGACTCGTAAGGTTTTCTTAGCTAGACTATTAATAGTAAATGCGTGCTTTGCATTTTAAACCTTATTCCATTGTATTAGGAGAATCTTATGCTTAGTGAGGGAAAATAAAATCGATTTGttctttataaaacaaaagcagtaaattttttgaaaaatttataaaacaaagataCTTGAAATCgcgtatgtattatttttttaatgtttctatTTGAATTccaaaaaattcaaatgttataaaaaatattttgacttagaagaaacatttttatatgcattGTAAAGTATATAAGACTCACATCCtgtcctgaggtcgtaggttcgattcccggctgtgcaccaatggactttaaatatgtacatttaatattcgctcatacggtaaaggaaaacgtcgtgagaaaaccggcttgccttagacccaaaaattcagCATGTGGCACCGGACGCTGAtctcctacttgcctattagattgacaaataatacagaaatctataTAAGTTgttgcgccactgatttatagtattttgttaaaatataagtaaaaaaaaattagtgtttatattttaGCAATCCTAGCGGATGATGCGGCTGTATGGTTTTATATACGGATGAACGCTATACGCGCACTTGCCGAATTGTGTCGTATTATACCAAAGGCGGCCTTTAGTCTTATTGAGCCCAAGACGTTTGCCTCGCTGAGgaatattaataagaaatgTAAGTTCTTATAAtatacacattaaaaaaacgtagcggaacaagatttttctcctttctattgcttaaactaaaattagatttaaattaacttgtacgctattttttaccttgttaatttgttaattactacaattaataaaaaaaaacaatttgtattttttttattaaaaaaaaattaaaatgtgcaTTGTAGACGAAAAACTAATTGGTGATAAAAAAGGTCcatcaaagaaatatttttatatcgttTGAATATTCGTCTTTAGTGACTTTCAGTAACGTGTGTGGCCTCCATGAGCCCTAATCACGGCTTGACAACGACGCGGCATGCTTCGTATGATCCTCCGAATATCTTCTTGTGGAATTCGCTCCCATTCTTCAATCAACGCTTCAGTGAGCTGCTGCAGTGTTTGAGGTGCAATCGGACGCTTCCGGATGCGCCTGTCAAGCAATTCCCAAATGTGTTCAATTGGATTTAGGTCAGGGCTCATGGAAGGCCACTGCATTACACGGATTTCCTGCTGTCGTAAGTAATCTGACGTGATGGCTGCAGTATGCGGCCTGGCATTATCttgcattaaaagaaaatctggGCCCATACCATATGCTGCGGGCCTAACATGATCTTTGAGCACATTTTCAATGTAAGTTTGAGCACACAAGCGCCCGGGAACAACGACGAGATCTGTGCGCTCGTCCAAACTAACTCCGCCCCAAACCATCACAGAGCCGCATCCAAATTTGTCATATTCCTGGACTGCTGCTGCACTGTATCGCTCGCCTGGGCGTCTGTAAACACGGAGACGACCATCGCAACGTGTTAGACGGAATCGTAATTCGTCAGTAAAAAGCACTGGCCTCCAATGTCGAAAAGTTGCCAATTAGCGTGATTTTGCGCGAACTGTCGGCGAGCTTGTCTATGTTGAATTGTTAGACGCACAGCCCGAACTGATCGGCGTGATCTCAAATTGGCTTCCAACATCCTATTTCTTACCGTCTGGTCGGAAATTTCTACACCAGTAGCCGTCCTTAGTGTATTTTGTAGATCTCTTGCAGTTGTGGTGCGGTTACGTAAAGCACAGTTTTCTCTTTCGACCTTGACCACGCCTTCGTGAGTATTCTCCCGTCTCACGGTATCGCTTCCAAAGTCTGTAGATAACAGAAGGGGCTACTCCTAGATCATTTCCTACATAACGCATAGTTCGACCCTCTTCAAGCAAAGCGATTGCTCGGGAGACATGCAATTCAGTCAGATCTGGCATTATGACCTAAACTCACTCGCTTCAATgaataacaatactcaaaaGGCTCACttcaatttctattaatactcaaaagattgaaaaaaactacttaaaatgtgttttctgTGATTAGAAAGTAATGAAAATTCAAAGACGTCACTTTGTTTTTCGTCTACAAtgcacattttaattttttttaataaaaaaaatacaaattgattttttttttattaattgtagtaattaacaaattaacaagGTAAAAAATGGCGtacaagttaatttaaatctaattttagtttaagcaATAGGAAGGAGAAAAATCTTGTTCCGCTACTTGTTTTGAGCAGTAAATATTGCCGGGGCGAGCGATTTATGttaactgtttgttatgttaaaGATTCAATCCCAAAGATTACTACAAAGATACACTACCGaattttttgtcaattttcttgtttttaaatagtttcaaTGTAAGTTTTGGGATGCGTGGAGTATGATTTGTTACTCTTTGTAATAATAGACGacgatgaaataaattttcagttAAAGATACCCCAATTGAGGCGCAAAGGCTAGCGGTACAGTGCTATATCAATTTGCAGAACTACCACGTGAGCACACGAGCTATGCTTAACCCGGAATTCATGGTTGAGCTGCTTAATATATTacaagtaattattaaatataatgaaaatgttattgtacgataataagaagaaattTTAAGTACGTATTcctaacaaaataaaaaattgatattataatgtaataacgTTACCAcaatacataacaaaaatatatttaaaaaacacttAATCTTTAAAATGAGTTTCgacgataatattattacaatctATTTATATCATgctcaaaaactataatttgGAAGCTTGCTTCAGTACAAGAAAAGTGTAAACTAATTCGAAAAGATGGCACTGATATctgaaattattcaaaattccCTAAACAATGCTTTTAGATAGTTTTGAAATGTTTGCCTAGATGGCGCTATCAGCAATATAATCATTCCTATGAAGTACTATATATCAACAGGAGGTGGCGCCATGCGCTGACATAGATTTTTAAAACGCGGTATCGAAATACTGGCATTGCTGTTTAAGATCTAGCGCGACATCAAGGAAATCATACTTACCTGGCGTAGGGGACACCGTGATCAGGAAGGCGGTTCCCCCAGAGCGAGACTCTACCATTGCACTGCGGTAGGGTTGACCTCTGCGATTATCCCTAATGTGGATAACTCGGACGCGTAATTTTTGGTAGTGGGGACTGCGTACGCGCCGTCCCCCcataattaatatagatatttatatcaactagTGATTAGTGATAACTACTAATTTAATATGGTtgatattattcaaaaaatatagtaactaGTAAGAGtgactaaattaatttatttagttactcTTAGGGCCGAAACACATAACGCAAACTGCTTATTTTTGCGGCGCCGCAACGCCAAAATCGGCAGTTGCGTTGCCGCGTTGCGGCGTCGCGAAACAGGGCATTATGGTAGGGCAACCATTTTCTCGTGATTTTTGAGTGTGGATAGACGTCTCTCTGCGATGGATCGTAATAAACTTATtgcttatttgttattaagaaGACATTATTCTATCTTAAAAATACGGCAAAGAAGATACTGGATACATCCATTAAGTAAGGGTATGAATCCAAATGGCGAGttcttttctaaaaaatacGAAGCATTAAAGATagacgaaaaaaaatttgttgcctACTTTAGAATGAGTATATCATCATTTGAAGAGCTATTAAGCgagttatcaaaatatatacacgTGTTGTTTGCAAGAGTGTTAGAAACAAACTGCATCCTTGTCAACAAGTATGACGTCATAACGCTGGAATTCACGTCGTGCGTTGCGGCGCCGCACCGCTATAGCGCACTGCCGATTTCAGCGGCGCGGCGCCGCAACGCGCTTATGTGTTTCGGCccttactatatttttttaataatatcatcTGACAACtagggatgtgacattctgcttaaaaaatcgattatttttgtaGCATGAGAAATcgatttttcttaaaagaataatcgattttttttattaaccgattttttcctaatttttgaattaatttcaaaataaacaccctaaatatttaatttttcatggtttttttaaattaaaaataaacaatagaatttataaacacaaattaacgcttaagaataatcaaaatcgaaattaacttaatctcgttttgatagattttaggtgaaatttgataaatgctgAGTGTATGGCGTATGCCTTTTCAGTAGCAcatgcagtatttttgttttctttttaattgtatgtagtcttgtgctgctgaataaatttattttacttttaaattatagtgtcccattcaaacttgagtttttgtaaaattaactggttttattatcctttcgatgttttacaaaaaaacatcaatgtATCGAGTATATCAATACATCTTCAAAGAATTGGATTTAATATATCGCATTGTAAACATCGTTGTATATCGAATATCCCTAATAGTTCGAGGTCCGGGTTGTATAAGATCAGACATAATGTCGGGAGGTGGCAGATAAAAAATCGACTgtgattgattttcaattataaaaataatcgattattttaaatataaaaatcgcgtAAAAAATCGATtctcactttaaaaaaaaatcgattaaaatagatttttttaataatcgattatttttacacATCCCTAATATCAAGTATTGTACAATTTTCTCtgaatttcatttaatacaataattattatttattaatatctaatatacctatatattattgttatcacTTTCAGCGTATCGATATTTGCCTGAAAATAAAGACATG includes the following:
- the LOC125059967 gene encoding 17-beta-hydroxysteroid dehydrogenase 13-like → MRSRNIFVRFIGHVARKFRRFQEVWILPWWGSGWVAAIPLNVLDSMVLVAKLCSCCVAAAVRVLIPPTMKNMNGETVLITGAGQGLGRELALQFADLGATVICWDKDARRNKAVVDEIRKKDGDSYGFTVDVTVREQVSSLAASIRRQIADVSMVVSNAGAVSCGPLTHLKAESIAKLIEINLLAHFWVIEAFLPSMIERRQGHIVAINSSAGLLPCPDMIPYSAAKYGLRGLMESITEELRLDSWTKNIHTTSVYLATISTGLYPPPSHRFSWWYSEISAKEAARIIIEGIRKNKKCISIPTAMKTFIDLNNLMPYRIRIILTDFFNYPHRGWFCFC
- the LOC125059940 gene encoding uncharacterized protein LOC125059940; amino-acid sequence: MAKPLQKERENRSADKKDLTFHPYNITPESAYTSILLLESREPEILCQTLRAITKFSAQEFQNRQVLFDLNAIRYILLHVEHPELNIKRFALKALAQLCQLPRGPEQVLANPQNLRKIAYMLVKIEDVFVLEFASLVLSELTREPIGCEQLVSCNILNSLCNRMKNSLDPDVQKNCLQTLSNLLEDPVCASEVTKNQQFSWASLLALMQSPYLAIQHAALKTVDQLICRYKDQVVQKSFRASTGVLDLCDILESYEFRDVHTQVLGVLRNYVETEENAAHLYQSGCILRLLAYLEMALPAMKPHCLGVLTKMSFNSNGRDALYETGTDLVFCHQLLSSNVELLADAAMGVANMTKLLPAAVRMSDTNIIEALCAILADDAAVWFYIRMNAIRALAELCRIIPKAAFSLIEPKTFASLRNINKKFKDTPIEAQRLAVQCYINLQNYHVSTRAMLNPEFMVELLNILQRIDICLKIKTCTVLSGLMKEDLAKDLFTSKQGEEVISNNLHIEHIGLRTALCQLIFASVTEDGADVYVELGTVHYMVENKQARYTVSAWEPALEAIFRQHPSAKLAYTGLLDINDFTQEGFYVLKKLAGEFPTIQQLIESTPPHHEPVFISMFHQPYDAVSTSDIRTPHFASDPTLTSQASRLRLPKLPDDVNLRNYLLRLKIWFGDPAKSLHYFEIEDAHFEVRYRDKCEEVTSSLKQRAQLLAEFVVEQMSGLTQERDCSMSSVDLHLADLMEDLGSRVLGLGWIRCGGPLERAILYKVLADRVGLPCALHRKTSAHAWCEVAIPELDPRETLEKEESYPAGLLRANYVVDLMTTSGSLLPRGSVEARKICGAGCTPYTARQMTEVCRLYKSKVTGHLHCLKLNCEDGKAPILGVQDQLLL